A region of Pleionea litopenaei DNA encodes the following proteins:
- a CDS encoding electron transfer flavoprotein-ubiquinone oxidoreductase — translation MSERESMEFDVVIVGAGPAGLSTAIKLAQLNDSREEPLTIVVVEKGSEVGAHILSGAVFEPSALNELVPDWKEQSAPLLTPVKGDDIFLMKSATKAQKIPSLFVPKTMHNEGNYIISVGNLCRWLAEKAESMGVEIFPGFAAAEILYNDDGSVKGIATGDMGVGADGSEKDGYMQGMELHAKYTVFAEGCRGHLGKQLIDKYALTKGKDPQHYGIGIKELWTIPEEQHEAGLVVHTAGWPLSETKSTGGGFLYHLEDNQVVVGLITDLSYSNPHVSPFDEFQRYKHHPIIAKYLENGERVSYGARALVKGGLQSQPKMHFPGGLLIGDDAGTLNFAKIKGTHTAMKSGMVAAEVIVQAIDAGRSNDDLESFSESYQQSWAYKELHQQRNFGPAQHKWGNILGAAYAFIDINIFNGKLPWTLSDPKPDHEQLRPAAECSKPQYIKPDGKLSFDKLSSVFISNTNHEEDQPCHLKLSDESVPVDHNLALYDEPAQRYCPAGVYEIVRDDDGSNPRLQINAQNCVHCKTCDIKDPTQNITWVCPEGAGGPNYPNM, via the coding sequence ATGTCTGAACGTGAGTCTATGGAATTTGATGTCGTAATTGTAGGCGCTGGGCCAGCGGGATTATCAACTGCAATCAAGCTCGCACAACTCAATGATTCTCGTGAAGAGCCATTAACGATCGTTGTCGTTGAGAAAGGGTCTGAAGTAGGAGCACATATTCTATCTGGCGCAGTATTCGAGCCAAGTGCCCTGAATGAGCTAGTTCCAGACTGGAAAGAGCAATCAGCACCGCTCCTTACCCCAGTCAAAGGCGATGATATTTTTCTGATGAAATCGGCAACTAAAGCTCAGAAAATCCCATCATTATTCGTGCCTAAAACGATGCATAATGAAGGAAACTATATCATCAGTGTCGGCAACCTTTGTCGCTGGCTTGCAGAAAAAGCGGAATCCATGGGCGTTGAAATATTTCCAGGCTTTGCAGCGGCCGAAATTCTTTACAACGACGATGGTTCAGTCAAAGGTATTGCAACGGGTGATATGGGTGTTGGCGCCGATGGCAGTGAAAAAGACGGCTATATGCAAGGCATGGAGTTGCACGCCAAATATACGGTTTTTGCCGAGGGTTGTCGTGGTCACCTTGGCAAACAACTCATCGACAAGTATGCGTTAACTAAAGGCAAAGATCCTCAGCATTATGGTATTGGAATCAAAGAGTTATGGACAATACCTGAAGAACAACATGAAGCTGGTTTAGTAGTTCATACTGCTGGCTGGCCACTGTCTGAAACCAAAAGTACAGGCGGTGGATTCCTGTATCACTTAGAAGACAATCAAGTCGTCGTAGGACTCATTACCGACCTTTCCTACTCCAACCCACATGTTAGTCCTTTCGACGAATTTCAACGCTATAAGCATCACCCAATTATTGCGAAGTACCTCGAAAATGGCGAGCGAGTTTCCTACGGTGCTCGGGCACTGGTAAAAGGAGGATTGCAATCTCAACCGAAAATGCACTTTCCCGGAGGACTGCTCATTGGTGACGATGCTGGAACACTAAACTTTGCCAAAATCAAAGGCACGCACACGGCAATGAAGTCAGGAATGGTCGCTGCAGAGGTGATTGTACAGGCTATTGATGCTGGACGTTCAAACGATGACTTAGAGAGCTTCTCTGAATCTTACCAACAGTCTTGGGCCTACAAAGAGTTGCACCAACAAAGAAACTTTGGGCCAGCACAACACAAATGGGGCAATATTTTAGGTGCCGCTTATGCATTTATCGATATTAATATTTTCAACGGAAAGCTTCCATGGACGCTAAGCGACCCTAAACCAGATCATGAACAGTTACGCCCCGCTGCAGAATGTTCAAAACCTCAATACATTAAACCTGATGGCAAGTTATCCTTTGATAAGCTCTCTTCGGTATTTATTTCTAATACCAACCATGAAGAAGATCAACCGTGTCACTTGAAGCTTTCCGATGAGTCAGTTCCAGTTGACCATAACCTTGCCCTATATGATGAACCCGCTCAACGCTATTGTCCCGCTGGCGTGTATGAAATTGTTCGTGATGACGATGGCAGCAACCCGCGATTGCAAATCAATGCGCAGAACTGCGTTCATTGCAAAACCTGTGATATTAAAGACCCAACTCAAAACATTACGTGGGTATGTCCAGAAGGTGCTGGTGGTCCTAACTACCCTAATATGTAA
- a CDS encoding electron transfer flavoprotein subunit beta/FixA family protein has protein sequence MKILVAVKRVIDYNVKVRVKADNSGVETANVKMSMNPFCEIAVEEAVRLKEKGVASEVVVVSIGPQQAQETLRTALALGADRAILIKTDDEVQPLAVSKLLKQVVEKESPNMVILGKQTIDGDNNQTGQMLSALLDWPQGTFASEVTVDGDSVNVTREIDGGLETVRLALPAIVTTDLRLNEPRFAKLPNIMKAKKKPLEEVSPADLGVDITPRVKTLKVEAPASREAGIKVESVAELVDKLKNEAKVI, from the coding sequence ATGAAAATTCTGGTAGCCGTGAAACGCGTGATTGACTACAACGTCAAAGTTCGTGTGAAAGCCGACAATTCTGGCGTAGAAACCGCCAATGTTAAAATGTCGATGAATCCATTTTGTGAGATCGCCGTAGAGGAAGCGGTACGACTGAAAGAGAAAGGCGTTGCCTCAGAAGTCGTCGTTGTCTCAATTGGCCCTCAGCAAGCTCAAGAGACGTTGCGTACTGCGCTTGCGCTCGGTGCTGATCGTGCGATTTTGATTAAGACTGATGACGAAGTCCAGCCACTTGCTGTCAGCAAACTTTTAAAACAAGTGGTCGAAAAAGAGTCGCCGAATATGGTTATTTTAGGAAAACAAACCATTGATGGCGACAACAATCAAACTGGCCAGATGCTATCAGCGCTTCTTGACTGGCCACAAGGTACCTTTGCCTCTGAAGTAACCGTTGATGGCGATTCCGTCAATGTTACTCGAGAAATTGATGGTGGATTAGAAACCGTGCGTCTAGCGCTGCCCGCGATTGTGACTACCGACCTACGATTAAATGAGCCCCGTTTTGCGAAGCTTCCTAATATCATGAAGGCTAAAAAGAAGCCGCTAGAAGAAGTATCTCCAGCGGATCTCGGCGTCGATATTACGCCGCGAGTTAAAACCTTGAAAGTCGAAGCTCCTGCGTCTCGCGAAGCGGGAATTAAGGTCGAGTCTGTAGCAGAATTGGTTGATAAACTAAAAAATGAAGCAAAGGTGATCTAA
- a CDS encoding electron transfer flavoprotein subunit alpha/FixB family protein codes for MTTLVIAEHNNQELQAATLNTIAAAQAIGGDVHLLIAGKDVANIAEKAKSVSGVAKVLTAQADHFEHLLAESVANLVLANAEGYSHILAPATTFGKNFMPRVAAKLDVQMISDITAVESENTFKRPVFAGNAIATVQSEDSVKVITVRATAFDAVAVEGGSAEVAAAASSEAFAAASFVGQELTKSERPELTSAKVIISGGRGMQSGDNFHLLETIADKLGAAVGASRAAVDAGFVPNDYQVGQTGKIVAPELYIAVGISGAIQHLAGMKDSKVIVAINKDEEAPIFQVADYGLVADLFKVLPELQDAL; via the coding sequence ATGACAACTTTAGTAATTGCAGAACACAACAATCAAGAGCTGCAAGCGGCCACCTTGAACACCATTGCTGCAGCTCAAGCGATCGGTGGAGATGTTCACCTTTTGATTGCTGGCAAAGACGTTGCAAACATTGCTGAGAAAGCGAAGTCAGTCAGTGGCGTAGCCAAAGTCTTAACCGCTCAAGCGGATCATTTTGAGCACTTACTGGCGGAGTCTGTTGCGAATCTTGTGCTTGCGAATGCAGAGGGCTACTCGCATATCTTGGCTCCAGCAACGACGTTCGGTAAAAACTTTATGCCTCGCGTTGCTGCAAAACTTGATGTTCAAATGATTTCAGACATCACTGCTGTGGAATCTGAAAACACATTTAAGCGTCCAGTTTTTGCCGGTAATGCTATCGCTACCGTGCAGTCTGAAGACTCAGTTAAAGTTATCACTGTGCGTGCAACGGCATTTGACGCGGTTGCAGTAGAGGGTGGTAGTGCTGAAGTGGCTGCGGCGGCTTCATCAGAAGCTTTCGCTGCGGCTAGTTTTGTCGGACAAGAGCTCACTAAATCTGAGCGTCCTGAGCTTACCTCTGCAAAAGTCATCATTTCTGGTGGCCGTGGTATGCAAAGCGGTGACAATTTCCATTTACTAGAAACTATCGCTGATAAGCTGGGTGCTGCTGTAGGCGCATCTCGAGCTGCAGTCGACGCAGGTTTTGTTCCAAACGATTATCAAGTCGGACAAACGGGTAAGATTGTTGCGCCAGAACTTTATATCGCTGTTGGTATTTCTGGCGCGATACAACACTTGGCTGGCATGAAAGACAGTAAAGTGATTGTCGCGATCAATAAAGACGAAGAAGCGCCCATTTTCCAAGTTGCTGACTACGGACTGGTTGCCGATTTGTTTAAAGTGTTGCCGGAGTTACAAGACGCTTTATAA
- a CDS encoding SDR family oxidoreductase, with amino-acid sequence MKMTNKTIFITGASRGIGRAIALAAAKEGANVVIASKSAEEHPKLQGTIFSVAEEVSALGGSALPIQLDVRKEIQVKMALEQAHLEFGSIDVLVNNAGAISLTNVEQTSPKRYDLMQSVNHRAVYTLSHYAIPYLKQSPNAHILSLCPPLNLNPKWLKDYAPYTLSKYGMTLLTLGLAEELRPYSIAVNALWPKTMIATAAIEFAVGNQNMLNNCRKPDIMADAAMSMVNSQYERFNGQTLLDEDVLKLDGVEDFSHYAVNPSEPLYPDLFLD; translated from the coding sequence ATGAAGATGACCAATAAAACCATTTTTATCACTGGAGCAAGCAGAGGAATAGGCCGAGCAATCGCTCTAGCAGCGGCTAAAGAAGGAGCTAATGTCGTTATTGCGTCAAAGTCCGCTGAGGAGCATCCAAAACTCCAAGGGACTATCTTCTCGGTGGCAGAAGAAGTTTCGGCACTCGGCGGTAGCGCTTTGCCAATACAGTTAGATGTAAGAAAAGAGATTCAAGTTAAAATGGCTCTCGAACAAGCTCACCTTGAATTTGGAAGCATTGACGTACTCGTAAATAATGCTGGAGCAATCAGCTTAACCAATGTTGAGCAGACCAGTCCGAAACGTTACGACTTGATGCAGTCAGTGAATCATCGAGCTGTTTATACATTAAGTCATTACGCCATTCCCTATTTAAAACAATCTCCCAACGCTCATATTTTATCGCTTTGCCCACCGTTAAATTTGAATCCGAAATGGTTAAAAGACTACGCACCCTACACGCTTTCAAAGTACGGAATGACTTTGTTAACCCTAGGCTTGGCTGAAGAGTTACGGCCCTATTCCATTGCGGTCAATGCGCTTTGGCCCAAAACTATGATTGCGACCGCTGCCATTGAGTTTGCCGTCGGCAACCAAAATATGCTCAACAACTGCCGCAAACCAGACATTATGGCCGATGCAGCCATGTCAATGGTCAACAGTCAGTACGAACGGTTTAATGGGCAAACATTACTCGATGAAGACGTTTTAAAACTGGACGGCGTAGAGGATTTTTCGCACTACGCTGTCAACCCTAGCGAGCCTCTTTACCCTGATTTATTTTTAGATTAA
- a CDS encoding SlyX family protein codes for MNIEQRVTDLECQLSFQDDTIETLNQTVIAQRKQIDELSHQISKLSTQLTTLQNEQNDDKTADERPPHY; via the coding sequence ATGAATATAGAACAACGAGTAACCGATTTAGAATGCCAACTCTCGTTTCAAGATGACACCATCGAAACACTAAATCAAACGGTTATTGCCCAACGAAAACAAATAGATGAACTGAGTCATCAAATTAGTAAACTATCAACGCAACTAACCACCCTGCAAAATGAGCAAAATGACGATAAGACCGCCGATGAGCGACCTCCTCATTATTAA
- a CDS encoding M20/M25/M40 family metallo-hydrolase, whose product MKTKQIITTIILISFSHLIFAAGSLSKAELKQAETLRKAASKSDLAYEILESLTTEVGPRMAGTPGDARAVAWAENKFKELKFDRVWKEPVKLRQWNRGIEKAEIISPFPQPVMITALGNSIGTGEEGVRGEIIHFETFEDLQKAEAGEVRGKIVFISHKMHKTRDGSAYGRAVAARSKGASVAGEKGAKAIVIRSIGTDNDRLPHTGNMNYAEGVTQIPAAALSNPDADLILNQLKRGKVEIGMTMTSDIGDEYTSYNVIGEITGSENPEELIVIGGHLDSWDLGTGAVDDGAGVAITIAAAKLIADYERPKRTIRVVLWAAEEIGLVGARAYAKAHADNINNHITAAESDFGAGPIWSFDWSSANDESAFVAQLEQLLNPLGIVRGQPKSTSGPDLWPLRALGMSTFALRQDGTDYFDLHHTANDTLDKVDPEHLKQNLAAYTVWAFAVAQVPGNFGFNIN is encoded by the coding sequence ATGAAAACAAAACAAATAATTACCACGATTATCCTTATCAGTTTTTCACACTTAATATTCGCTGCCGGAAGTTTATCAAAAGCTGAACTAAAGCAGGCAGAGACTTTGCGAAAAGCTGCAAGCAAGAGTGATCTTGCGTATGAAATTTTAGAGTCGTTAACGACCGAAGTGGGCCCTCGTATGGCGGGAACACCCGGAGACGCACGTGCTGTCGCCTGGGCTGAGAATAAGTTCAAAGAGCTCAAGTTCGACCGTGTTTGGAAGGAGCCCGTTAAGCTAAGACAGTGGAACCGCGGCATCGAAAAAGCGGAGATAATTTCACCATTTCCGCAGCCAGTCATGATTACCGCTCTCGGTAACAGTATCGGTACCGGCGAAGAGGGCGTTCGTGGCGAAATTATTCATTTTGAAACCTTTGAAGACTTGCAAAAAGCAGAGGCTGGAGAGGTTCGTGGGAAAATTGTGTTTATCAGCCATAAGATGCATAAAACCAGAGATGGCTCGGCTTACGGAAGGGCTGTTGCTGCGCGTAGTAAAGGGGCTTCGGTGGCTGGCGAGAAAGGCGCTAAAGCGATAGTTATTCGCTCGATTGGTACCGACAATGATCGATTACCTCATACCGGCAATATGAATTATGCTGAGGGTGTGACTCAGATCCCCGCCGCGGCGTTATCTAATCCAGACGCTGATTTGATTTTGAATCAGCTGAAACGGGGCAAAGTAGAAATTGGTATGACAATGACCTCTGACATAGGTGATGAGTACACGTCGTATAATGTGATCGGAGAAATTACCGGTAGCGAAAACCCAGAAGAGTTGATTGTCATCGGTGGACACCTCGACTCTTGGGACTTGGGTACTGGAGCTGTTGATGATGGTGCCGGAGTAGCGATTACTATCGCAGCAGCAAAGCTTATTGCCGATTATGAACGTCCTAAACGGACGATTCGAGTGGTTTTGTGGGCGGCAGAAGAAATTGGCCTAGTCGGCGCCCGGGCTTACGCGAAAGCTCACGCTGACAACATAAACAATCACATTACAGCGGCTGAGTCAGATTTTGGAGCCGGGCCAATTTGGTCTTTTGATTGGTCAAGCGCGAATGACGAGAGTGCTTTTGTTGCACAGTTAGAGCAACTGCTTAACCCACTGGGCATTGTAAGAGGGCAACCTAAGTCGACCAGCGGACCCGATTTATGGCCGCTTCGTGCATTGGGTATGAGTACGTTTGCGTTAAGACAAGATGGAACCGATTATTTCGACCTTCATCATACAGCCAATGACACGCTCGATAAGGTTGACCCTGAGCATTTAAAGCAAAATCTCGCGGCTTACACCGTGTGGGCATTTGCGGTCGCACAAGTCCCAGGCAATTTTGGATTTAATATTAATTAG
- a CDS encoding enoyl-CoA hydratase — protein MSEQPILQIIQDGVMTLQFNRNSKKNAITAEMYQLLADGLNQASESPEVQLVKIIGSDSAFCAGNDLVDFLENPPNEDSSPVWQFLFALSDCRKPLIAGVNGPAVGVGTTLLLHCDLVVASQTAVFMMPFVSLGLCPEAASSLLLPKQCGIKKASEWLLLGERFDATEAANFGLINKAVNTADEVTAQLDAWTKKLLKLPVESIEITRSLLRGADTSSVQERMKQEGEYFKQLLKSDSAQAAFESFLNRD, from the coding sequence ATGAGTGAACAACCCATTCTTCAAATAATTCAAGACGGTGTTATGACGCTACAGTTTAATCGCAACAGTAAGAAAAATGCGATCACCGCCGAGATGTATCAACTGCTTGCAGATGGTCTAAACCAAGCGTCAGAGTCGCCAGAAGTACAGTTAGTTAAAATAATTGGTAGCGATAGTGCCTTTTGCGCCGGCAACGACTTAGTCGACTTTCTGGAAAATCCTCCAAATGAAGACTCCAGCCCTGTTTGGCAATTTCTATTTGCGTTGAGTGATTGTCGCAAGCCGCTTATTGCCGGTGTTAATGGCCCAGCGGTTGGAGTAGGAACAACCTTGCTTCTTCATTGCGATTTAGTGGTAGCGTCTCAGACAGCCGTTTTTATGATGCCGTTTGTTTCTTTAGGTTTATGCCCTGAAGCAGCTTCAAGTTTGTTGTTGCCGAAGCAATGTGGCATTAAAAAGGCGTCGGAGTGGCTATTACTGGGTGAACGTTTTGATGCCACTGAAGCCGCAAATTTTGGTTTGATTAATAAAGCCGTAAATACAGCGGATGAAGTGACTGCGCAGTTAGATGCATGGACAAAAAAGTTATTAAAATTGCCGGTTGAGTCAATTGAAATTACCAGAAGCTTATTGCGCGGAGCTGATACCTCGTCGGTTCAGGAGAGAATGAAGCAAGAGGGAGAGTATTTTAAACAGCTTCTTAAAAGCGATTCTGCGCAAGCCGCTTTTGAATCTTTTTTAAATAGAGATTGA
- a CDS encoding SLC13 family permease has product MTETQHSTIKKKLLNSNAWLAIGPLLAVLVGGIAAFLGLETKAVITLSITLWCAVWWVSEPIPIAATSLIPMALFPLLGVLSTKQIAGAYGHTLILLLMGGFLLSKAMEKSGTHRRIALQMIHLFGGTSGSKVLLGFMVAAAFLSMWISNTATTLMLLPVALAVLETNKDRRLVTALLLGIAYASSIGGIGTPIGTPPNMLFRGVYEENTGQTITFSQWMGWAVPVVILFIPLVWLWLKRGLDQNNQLHVPSPGLWRVEERRVIMIFALTATLWITRNEPFGGWSEWLSVAHANDASIALAAAVLMFIVSDGKGGKLLDWPTAVQIPWGVLILFGGGIAIAQAFQASGLSQLVGEQLSVIADFPLWLVIPIICLAVTFITEVTSNTATTTLLMPILAATGLAIGIDPALIMAPAAMSASCAFMLPVATAPNAVVFGSEKLTVKQMSSRGFVLNLIGVAVISVCCLWLISQ; this is encoded by the coding sequence ATGACAGAAACTCAACATTCAACCATTAAGAAAAAGCTCTTAAATTCAAATGCTTGGTTAGCCATTGGTCCACTTTTGGCCGTTCTTGTCGGTGGTATTGCCGCGTTTCTCGGCTTAGAAACCAAGGCTGTCATCACTCTCTCAATTACACTCTGGTGCGCCGTTTGGTGGGTAAGCGAGCCCATTCCTATCGCAGCAACCAGTCTAATTCCCATGGCTTTATTCCCTCTGTTGGGAGTTTTAAGCACAAAGCAAATCGCTGGCGCTTATGGTCACACTTTGATTTTACTTCTTATGGGTGGCTTTTTGCTTTCAAAAGCGATGGAAAAGTCTGGCACACATCGGCGAATCGCATTACAGATGATTCACCTATTTGGCGGGACCTCCGGATCAAAGGTACTGCTTGGGTTTATGGTAGCCGCCGCTTTTTTAAGCATGTGGATATCCAACACAGCAACCACATTGATGCTGTTACCGGTCGCTTTGGCCGTTTTAGAAACGAATAAAGACCGGCGACTGGTCACTGCTTTACTCTTAGGTATAGCCTATGCCTCTTCAATTGGCGGAATAGGCACGCCAATTGGAACTCCACCCAATATGCTGTTTCGGGGCGTGTATGAAGAAAATACTGGGCAAACCATCACTTTCTCTCAGTGGATGGGATGGGCGGTTCCCGTGGTTATCCTGTTTATCCCTTTGGTATGGCTTTGGCTAAAACGTGGTTTGGATCAAAACAACCAGCTGCATGTCCCCTCTCCTGGATTGTGGCGAGTCGAAGAACGTCGAGTCATCATGATTTTCGCATTGACTGCGACTTTGTGGATTACGCGAAATGAGCCATTTGGCGGATGGAGTGAATGGCTTTCAGTAGCTCATGCTAATGATGCGAGTATTGCTTTAGCTGCTGCTGTTCTTATGTTTATTGTCAGTGATGGCAAAGGAGGAAAACTTTTAGATTGGCCAACTGCGGTCCAAATTCCTTGGGGAGTTCTGATTTTATTTGGTGGAGGGATCGCGATCGCCCAAGCCTTTCAGGCTTCTGGACTGAGTCAGCTAGTCGGCGAACAATTGTCTGTCATTGCTGACTTCCCACTCTGGTTAGTGATTCCAATAATTTGCCTTGCGGTAACCTTTATTACCGAAGTGACTAGCAATACGGCAACCACAACCTTGTTAATGCCAATTCTTGCGGCCACTGGATTAGCGATAGGCATTGACCCAGCCTTAATCATGGCGCCAGCAGCAATGAGCGCGAGTTGTGCGTTTATGCTGCCAGTCGCAACGGCCCCAAACGCCGTTGTTTTCGGAAGTGAAAAGCTGACCGTAAAACAGATGTCGAGTCGAGGATTTGTTCTAAACTTGATCGGAGTTGCAGTGATCAGCGTGTGTTGTTTATGGTTAATCTCTCAATGA
- a CDS encoding ParA family protein: MSVKIIAFAQAKGGVGKSTLCANMAATFSERNRTLVIDCDPPQHSISAWYNIRVENYESPGLDVKIADKPSTLFNLLEQEQDNYDLILLDGPPHINPMTKACVAVASLVIVPLAPSPVEVWSFHEMDKLMLAVADVNAKVEARICWTRVRKRVKSAQYLIDDVNKAVKIKPIASVLTQRVAYLDSFAEGLSVYEWEDPVARAELWSVHSAIQRLLKKSPDPKIKARKSILAWSRQ; encoded by the coding sequence ATGTCAGTGAAAATTATCGCATTCGCACAAGCCAAGGGAGGCGTCGGTAAAAGTACGTTGTGTGCTAACATGGCGGCGACTTTCAGTGAACGAAACCGTACGTTGGTGATTGATTGTGATCCTCCTCAGCACTCCATATCAGCGTGGTATAACATTCGAGTAGAGAATTATGAATCTCCCGGCCTCGATGTGAAAATCGCGGATAAACCATCAACGCTCTTCAACTTATTAGAGCAAGAGCAAGATAATTATGACCTCATCTTGCTTGACGGTCCGCCACACATAAACCCTATGACAAAAGCCTGCGTGGCGGTTGCCTCGTTAGTTATTGTTCCTTTGGCGCCATCGCCAGTCGAAGTCTGGTCATTTCACGAAATGGACAAGCTAATGCTCGCTGTAGCGGATGTAAATGCAAAAGTGGAAGCTCGAATTTGTTGGACTCGCGTTCGAAAAAGAGTCAAGTCTGCTCAGTATTTGATCGACGATGTTAATAAAGCGGTGAAAATTAAGCCGATCGCCAGTGTTCTCACCCAGCGAGTGGCCTATTTAGACTCCTTTGCTGAAGGTTTAAGTGTGTATGAGTGGGAAGATCCTGTTGCGAGAGCTGAACTATGGTCGGTTCACTCAGCCATTCAACGGTTGTTGAAGAAGAGTCCTGACCCCAAAATTAAAGCAAGAAAGTCAATTCTTGCTTGGAGTCGACAATAG
- a CDS encoding DUF2889 domain-containing protein, translated as MSSQSTKSSARRTPIHTRNISSLGYLREDELWDIETTLTDNKHYPFKTIERGELSTNEFVHRMTMVVTLNDELVIQDIKITMADAPFRLCQAVIPRFDSLVGVQIKSGWRDKVKALLKGRKGCTHLVELLSVVATTAFQTVLPYRNRNTLGAKLIHSSIVDQCQGFAADGEVIREHFPQFYKPSDEE; from the coding sequence ATGTCATCGCAATCAACAAAGTCCTCAGCTCGTCGTACGCCAATTCACACCCGTAATATTTCATCCTTAGGTTATCTTAGAGAAGATGAGCTTTGGGATATTGAGACGACGCTTACTGACAATAAACATTACCCATTTAAAACCATCGAGCGAGGTGAGCTATCAACCAATGAGTTTGTTCATCGAATGACGATGGTAGTGACATTGAATGATGAGCTTGTTATACAAGACATAAAAATAACAATGGCCGATGCGCCTTTTCGGCTCTGCCAAGCGGTGATTCCTAGATTTGACTCTTTGGTTGGCGTGCAAATTAAATCAGGATGGCGAGACAAAGTTAAGGCCTTGCTGAAAGGAAGAAAAGGCTGCACGCATCTCGTAGAATTACTGAGTGTTGTGGCGACTACCGCTTTCCAAACCGTCTTACCGTATAGAAACAGAAATACACTAGGGGCGAAGTTGATACATTCTTCTATTGTCGATCAGTGTCAAGGGTTTGCTGCTGACGGAGAAGTTATTCGAGAGCATTTTCCTCAATTCTATAAACCATCGGATGAAGAGTAA
- a CDS encoding YqcC family protein, with protein sequence MPTERMQLDISYNIKGGVVLVDEKTLLVQIEQLSHLMKQVELWSSQPPAHHKLESQFPFCADTLAFEEWLQFVFIPKITQVIEHKLTLPHAPQIANMAEQVFQERQAEVSQVIEQLKRLDRSLVHWVDQEKP encoded by the coding sequence ATGCCTACCGAGCGAATGCAATTAGATATTAGCTATAACATAAAGGGAGGGGTTGTCTTGGTTGATGAAAAAACATTATTAGTTCAAATAGAACAATTATCGCACCTGATGAAACAAGTCGAACTTTGGTCGAGTCAGCCGCCTGCACACCATAAACTCGAGAGTCAGTTTCCTTTTTGCGCAGATACCTTAGCTTTTGAAGAGTGGCTGCAGTTTGTTTTTATTCCCAAAATCACTCAGGTTATTGAGCACAAATTAACGCTACCGCATGCACCACAGATTGCCAATATGGCAGAGCAGGTCTTTCAAGAAAGGCAGGCGGAAGTTTCTCAAGTTATCGAACAATTAAAGCGGTTGGACCGGTCTCTTGTTCATTGGGTTGACCAAGAGAAGCCCTGA
- a CDS encoding ATP-grasp domain-containing protein, which yields MKKFDVVILTDNRYAGSVKRDWYSLQVMLEDELINNALKEQGLRSTVLSWQDPEFDWSNTHSVLFSSTWDYFDKFGQFEAWFNEVQEQCICINPAKTIRWNMDKHYLLDLKENGIRTVHSEILKRGKTYNFAQELESRGISEGIIKPTVSGAARHTYRVNSNISSNLCDTLNKLLEKEDFIIQPFQKNIVEQGELSLMVMGGKFTHAVRKVAAQGDFRVQDDHGGRVIPYFPSNEEINFAESAVRACDPEPLYARVDIVVNNDGDLAIMELELIEPELFLRFCAPAAKQLAVAVNQYLKTQS from the coding sequence ATGAAAAAATTTGACGTAGTTATATTAACTGACAATCGCTATGCAGGTTCAGTGAAACGTGACTGGTACAGTTTACAGGTAATGCTAGAAGATGAATTAATCAACAATGCACTGAAAGAGCAAGGATTACGATCGACAGTTTTATCTTGGCAAGATCCGGAATTTGACTGGAGCAATACTCATTCAGTTTTATTTAGTTCTACATGGGATTACTTCGATAAATTTGGTCAATTTGAGGCATGGTTTAATGAAGTACAAGAACAGTGTATCTGTATAAATCCAGCAAAAACTATCCGCTGGAATATGGATAAACATTATTTACTTGATCTCAAAGAAAATGGCATTCGCACTGTGCATAGCGAAATATTAAAACGCGGTAAAACTTATAACTTTGCTCAAGAATTAGAAAGTAGAGGAATAAGCGAAGGTATTATTAAACCGACGGTTTCAGGAGCTGCTCGTCACACCTATCGCGTTAACTCAAATATATCGTCCAACCTCTGCGATACACTCAATAAGCTACTTGAGAAAGAAGACTTTATTATTCAACCTTTTCAAAAAAATATTGTTGAACAAGGTGAGCTTTCGTTAATGGTCATGGGTGGTAAGTTTACACATGCGGTACGAAAAGTAGCCGCACAGGGAGACTTTCGTGTTCAAGATGATCATGGCGGCCGGGTGATTCCTTATTTTCCAAGTAACGAAGAAATCAACTTTGCAGAAAGCGCTGTGCGAGCTTGTGATCCTGAGCCTTTATATGCTCGAGTCGATATTGTGGTTAATAATGATGGAGACCTAGCCATTATGGAGCTCGAGTTAATTGAGCCAGAATTATTTTTACGTTTTTGCGCGCCTGCAGCAAAACAACTAGCGGTCGCAGTCAATCAATACTTAAAAACGCAATCATGA